From the genome of Streptacidiphilus rugosus AM-16, one region includes:
- a CDS encoding MFS transporter, translating to MAAGLRFSSGPGRWVLAATVLGSALASIDATVVGIALPAIGRDFGVGLAGLQWVVTAYTLTLAGLLLVAGSLGDRFGRKRCFLIGVVWFALASLLCGLAPNAPTLIGARALQGVGAALLTPGSLAILEASFVPEDRSRAIGAWSGLSGVGTAIGPFLGGWLVQAVSWRLIFVINLPIAVLVVLLALRHVPESRDPRSLGARIDVVGGLLVTLGLVGLTYGLIEGPSSGWQSGSVVAALVGGVLLLAAFAWWEGRTPAPMLPLSLFASRQFTATNVVTFVLYGALGGVLFLLPIQLQQVSGYTALQAGVSLLPLTLMMLLFSARSGALAARIGPRLQMSVGPCLVGLGIALLTAVNGSGTYVVEVLPAVLVLGLGLAATVAPLTSTALSSAPAEHAGIASAVNNDVARAAGLIAVAVLPALAGITGSAYLHPAEFSAGFHRASLISGALCVLSGLLAAALIRNPVRAKRPETEEEAPQHSCGLDAPPRQGGGSA from the coding sequence ATGGCTGCCGGTCTGCGGTTTTCCAGCGGGCCCGGGCGGTGGGTGCTCGCGGCCACCGTGCTGGGGTCCGCGCTGGCGTCGATCGACGCGACCGTCGTCGGGATCGCGCTGCCCGCGATCGGACGGGACTTCGGGGTCGGCCTGGCCGGTCTGCAGTGGGTGGTCACCGCGTACACCCTCACCCTCGCGGGCCTGCTGCTCGTGGCCGGCTCGCTCGGCGACCGCTTCGGCCGCAAACGCTGCTTCCTGATCGGCGTCGTCTGGTTCGCGCTCGCCTCCCTGCTCTGCGGGCTCGCCCCGAACGCGCCGACCCTGATCGGCGCCCGTGCGCTGCAGGGCGTCGGCGCCGCCCTGCTGACGCCGGGGAGCCTCGCGATCCTTGAGGCCTCGTTCGTACCCGAGGACCGGTCACGGGCGATCGGGGCGTGGTCGGGGCTGAGCGGGGTCGGCACCGCCATCGGGCCGTTCCTCGGCGGCTGGCTGGTGCAGGCCGTCTCCTGGCGGCTGATCTTCGTGATCAATCTTCCGATCGCCGTGCTCGTGGTGCTGCTGGCCCTGCGGCACGTGCCCGAGTCCCGCGATCCGCGGTCCCTCGGCGCACGCATCGACGTCGTCGGCGGACTGCTGGTCACCCTGGGGCTCGTCGGCCTCACCTACGGCCTGATCGAGGGGCCGTCCAGCGGCTGGCAGAGCGGCAGCGTGGTCGCCGCGCTCGTCGGCGGCGTGCTGCTGCTGGCCGCGTTCGCCTGGTGGGAGGGGCGGACCCCGGCGCCCATGCTGCCGCTCTCGCTCTTCGCCTCGCGGCAGTTCACCGCCACCAACGTGGTGACCTTCGTGCTGTACGGGGCCTTGGGCGGCGTGCTGTTCCTGCTGCCGATCCAGCTCCAGCAGGTCTCCGGCTACACCGCGCTGCAGGCCGGCGTCTCACTGCTGCCGCTCACGCTGATGATGCTGCTGTTCTCCGCCCGCTCGGGCGCGCTCGCGGCGCGGATCGGGCCGCGGCTGCAGATGAGCGTCGGGCCGTGCCTGGTCGGCCTGGGCATCGCGCTGCTGACGGCGGTCAACGGCTCGGGCACCTACGTCGTCGAGGTGCTGCCCGCGGTGCTGGTGCTGGGCCTCGGGCTGGCCGCGACCGTCGCGCCGCTGACGTCCACCGCGCTCTCCTCCGCCCCGGCCGAGCACGCCGGGATCGCCTCGGCCGTCAACAACGACGTCGCCCGCGCCGCCGGGCTGATCGCGGTCGCGGTGCTCCCCGCCCTGGCCGGGATCACGGGCTCCGCGTACCTGCATCCCGCCGAGTTCTCCGCGGGATTCCACCGCGCCTCGCTGATCTCGGGCGCGCTGTGCGTGCTCAGCGGCCTGCTGGCCGCGGCGCTTATCCGCAATCCCGTCCGCGCGAAGCGGCCGGAGACCGAGGAGGAAGCGCCGCAGCACAGCTGTGGCCTGGACGCGCCGCCGCGTCAGGGCGGCGGCAGCGCCTGA
- a CDS encoding ATP-binding protein produces the protein MNAHARTSAAILRLPRHARAASQARHTVAALAASHDQDVADRGQLLVTEAVANAVEHTIGTQVTVELAVDGSTGTMYCAVFDTDPRARLPEPRIVAELPPWDEKAEIAESGRGLDLIRALSDEWGCEREEDGKWVWFQLRPAA, from the coding sequence ATGAACGCGCACGCCCGCACGTCGGCCGCGATCCTGCGGCTGCCCCGTCACGCGCGCGCCGCCTCACAGGCCCGTCACACCGTCGCCGCGCTCGCCGCCTCGCACGACCAGGACGTCGCCGACCGGGGACAGCTGCTGGTCACCGAGGCGGTCGCCAACGCCGTCGAGCACACGATCGGCACGCAGGTCACCGTCGAGCTCGCGGTCGACGGCAGCACAGGGACCATGTACTGCGCCGTCTTCGACACCGACCCCCGGGCCCGGCTGCCCGAACCCCGCATCGTGGCGGAGCTCCCGCCGTGGGACGAGAAGGCCGAGATCGCCGAGTCGGGGCGGGGGCTGGACCTGATCAGGGCGCTCAGCGACGAGTGGGGCTGCGAGCGGGAGGAGGACGGCAAATGGGTGTGGTTCCAGCTCCGTCCAGCCGCCTGA
- a CDS encoding phosphocholine-specific phospholipase C: MAPVTRRTFLGSAAALGAALGLESLPGTAARASAATTGTITDVKHVVVLMQENRSFDHYFGMLKGVRGFGDRATVQLSGGNSVFNQPNGSGRQYPWQLSATSTWWWGVSKEQLAQCDGSLDHSWSTQHSAWNNGKMDNWVSAKNSVRTLGFMARNDIPFHYALADNYTICDAYHCSILSATGPNRTYLWSGQIDPSGAAGGPAYDGGSESGLKWQTYAEALQNAGMSWRVYQNASDNYGDNALAYFNQFTSAASGSPLAQHGMGSVPSTGSTPDDIAAAIKADALAGTLPQVSWVVSNQLFSEHPDGPPENGAHFVNLVIQALAANPDVFNSTVLFLNYDENDGFFDHVPPPVAPSGTAGEFYSGTNIGLGFRVPMIIVSPWTRGGWVDSQVYDHTSVLRFLETWTAAIGTPAACPNISTWRRQVCGDLTGAFDFANPVYGLPSLPDTSATISQATANLQINPAPGTNSLPVQESGTRPARALPYQPNAWVDRIEYDANGKTLLWIDMANQGAQATAYAHYSIYANAYRTGGPWQYTVAPSSNGTDGTATDFFNIGTGFGDGAYDLTCLGPNRFLRRFTGNATTAGKSCEATTSYAPAPNTGKEAVWFTMTNTGSSAVTFTITSTNYRTDGPWTYQVGAGATVSDYFNAVAYSNGWYDFTVTVSGDSSWSRRATGHIETGGASVSG, encoded by the coding sequence GTGGCGCCCGTCACTCGTCGTACGTTTCTCGGTTCCGCCGCCGCGCTCGGCGCGGCGCTCGGGCTGGAGTCCCTGCCAGGCACAGCCGCCCGCGCGTCGGCGGCGACCACCGGCACCATCACCGACGTCAAGCACGTCGTCGTGCTGATGCAGGAGAACCGCAGCTTCGACCACTACTTCGGCATGCTGAAGGGCGTGCGCGGCTTCGGCGACCGCGCCACCGTCCAGCTGTCGGGCGGAAACAGCGTCTTCAACCAGCCCAACGGCAGCGGACGCCAGTACCCGTGGCAGCTCAGTGCCACCAGCACCTGGTGGTGGGGGGTCAGCAAGGAGCAGCTGGCGCAGTGCGACGGCTCCCTGGACCACTCCTGGTCGACGCAGCACTCGGCCTGGAACAACGGCAAGATGGACAACTGGGTCTCCGCCAAGAACTCGGTGCGCACCCTCGGGTTCATGGCCCGCAACGACATCCCGTTCCACTACGCGCTCGCCGACAACTACACCATCTGCGACGCGTACCACTGCTCGATCCTGTCGGCGACCGGCCCGAACCGCACCTACCTGTGGTCCGGTCAGATCGACCCCTCCGGCGCGGCCGGCGGCCCCGCCTACGACGGCGGCTCGGAGTCCGGGCTCAAGTGGCAGACCTACGCCGAGGCCCTGCAGAACGCCGGGATGAGCTGGCGGGTCTACCAGAACGCGAGCGACAACTACGGCGACAACGCACTGGCCTACTTCAACCAGTTCACCAGCGCGGCGTCCGGCAGCCCGCTGGCCCAGCACGGCATGGGCTCGGTGCCGTCCACCGGCTCCACCCCCGACGACATCGCCGCCGCCATCAAGGCCGACGCGCTGGCCGGCACCCTGCCGCAGGTCAGCTGGGTCGTCTCGAACCAGCTGTTCTCCGAGCACCCGGACGGGCCGCCGGAGAACGGCGCGCACTTCGTCAACCTGGTGATCCAGGCGCTGGCCGCCAACCCTGACGTCTTCAACTCGACGGTGCTGTTCCTCAACTACGACGAGAACGACGGCTTCTTCGACCACGTCCCGCCGCCCGTCGCGCCGTCCGGCACGGCCGGGGAGTTCTACTCCGGCACCAACATCGGCCTGGGCTTCCGGGTCCCGATGATCATCGTCTCGCCGTGGACCCGCGGCGGCTGGGTCGACTCCCAGGTCTACGACCACACCTCCGTGCTGCGGTTCCTGGAGACCTGGACCGCGGCCATCGGCACCCCGGCGGCCTGCCCCAACATCTCCACCTGGCGCCGCCAGGTCTGCGGCGACCTCACCGGCGCGTTCGACTTCGCCAACCCGGTCTACGGGCTGCCCTCGCTCCCCGACACCAGCGCCACCATCAGCCAGGCCACCGCCAACCTGCAGATCAACCCGGCACCCGGCACCAACTCCCTGCCCGTGCAGGAGTCCGGCACCAGGCCCGCCCGCGCGCTGCCGTACCAGCCCAACGCCTGGGTGGACCGGATCGAGTACGACGCCAACGGCAAGACCCTGCTCTGGATCGACATGGCCAACCAGGGCGCCCAGGCCACCGCCTACGCGCACTACTCCATCTACGCCAACGCCTACCGCACCGGCGGCCCCTGGCAGTACACCGTCGCACCGTCGAGCAACGGGACCGACGGCACGGCCACCGACTTCTTCAACATCGGCACCGGTTTCGGCGACGGGGCGTACGACCTCACCTGCCTCGGACCGAACCGCTTCCTGCGCCGCTTCACCGGCAACGCGACCACCGCCGGCAAGAGCTGCGAGGCCACCACGTCCTACGCGCCGGCGCCCAACACCGGCAAGGAGGCCGTCTGGTTCACCATGACCAACACCGGCTCCAGCGCGGTGACCTTCACCATCACCTCGACCAACTACCGCACCGACGGCCCCTGGACCTACCAGGTCGGCGCCGGGGCGACGGTCTCCGACTACTTCAACGCGGTGGCGTACAGCAACGGCTGGTACGACTTCACCGTCACGGTCAGCGGGGACTCGAGCTGGAGCCGCCGGGCGACCGGCCACATCGAGACCGGCGGCGCGAGCGTCAGCGGCTGA
- a CDS encoding phosphocholine-specific phospholipase C: MAPVTRRTFLGSAAALGAALGLESLPGSAPRAEAATTGTITDVKHVVVLMQENRSFDHYFGMLKGVRGFGDRATVQLSGGYSVFNQPNGSGRQYPWQMSATAPASGQTGETIAQCDGSLDHSWSTQHKAWNNGKMDSWVSAKGTNRTMGYLSRGDIPFHYALADAYTICDAYHCSILSATGPNRTYLWSGWIDPAGTAGGAAYDGGSESGLSWQTYAEALQNAGVSWKVYQNANDNFGDNGLAYFKQFTGAATGSPLYQRGMGSVPSTGSTPDDIAAAIKADALAGTLPQVSWVVANQAFSEHPDGPPNDGAHFVNLVIQALAADSATFDSTVLFLNYDENDGFFDHVPPPAAPSGTAAEFYSGTNIGLGFRVPMIIASPWTRGGFVDSQVYDHTSVIRFLETWTAALGTPAVCPNISAWRRQVCGDLTDAFDFANPVYGLPSLPATGAVFGQSNCDPLPNPAPTNNALPVQESGTKPARALPYQPNAWVDHIEFDSGGKTLVWIKMANQGAQATAYAHYSIYANAYRTGGPWQYTVAPSSNGTDGTATDFFNVGTNYGAGKYDLTCVGPNRFLRRFTGNTTAAGKSCEATTSYAVAPSTGKEALYVNMTNTGTSAVTFTITSNNYRTDGPWTYQVAAGTTVSDYFNAVAYQNGWYDFTVTVSGDSSWSRRVTGHIETGSASVSG, from the coding sequence GTGGCGCCCGTCACCCGTCGTACCTTCCTCGGTTCCGCCGCCGCGCTCGGCGCGGCCCTGGGCCTGGAGTCCCTGCCCGGCAGCGCACCGCGCGCCGAGGCGGCGACCACCGGCACGATCACCGACGTCAAGCACGTCGTCGTGCTGATGCAGGAGAACCGCAGCTTCGACCACTACTTCGGCATGCTGAAGGGCGTGCGCGGGTTCGGCGACCGCGCCACCGTCCAGCTGTCCGGGGGCTACAGCGTCTTCAACCAGCCCAACGGCAGCGGACGCCAGTACCCGTGGCAGATGAGCGCGACCGCCCCCGCCTCGGGGCAGACCGGGGAGACCATCGCCCAGTGCGACGGCTCGCTCGACCACTCCTGGTCCACGCAGCACAAGGCGTGGAACAACGGCAAGATGGACTCCTGGGTCTCCGCCAAGGGCACCAACCGCACGATGGGCTACCTCTCGCGCGGCGACATCCCCTTCCACTACGCGCTGGCCGACGCGTACACCATCTGCGACGCGTACCACTGCTCGATCCTGTCCGCGACCGGCCCGAACCGCACCTACCTGTGGTCGGGTTGGATCGACCCGGCAGGCACCGCGGGCGGTGCGGCCTACGACGGCGGCTCCGAGTCCGGCCTCTCCTGGCAGACCTACGCCGAGGCGCTGCAGAACGCCGGCGTGAGCTGGAAGGTCTACCAGAACGCGAACGACAACTTCGGCGACAACGGCCTGGCCTACTTCAAGCAGTTCACCGGCGCCGCCACCGGCAGCCCGCTCTACCAGCGGGGCATGGGCTCGGTGCCGTCCACCGGCTCCACCCCCGACGACATCGCCGCCGCCATCAAGGCCGACGCGCTCGCGGGCACCCTGCCGCAGGTCTCCTGGGTGGTCGCCAACCAGGCCTTCTCCGAGCACCCGGACGGCCCGCCGAACGACGGCGCGCACTTCGTCAACCTGGTGATCCAGGCGCTCGCCGCCGACTCGGCCACCTTCGACTCGACCGTGCTGTTCCTCAACTACGACGAGAACGACGGCTTCTTCGACCACGTGCCGCCGCCGGCCGCACCCTCCGGCACCGCCGCCGAGTTCTACTCCGGCACCAACATCGGCCTGGGCTTCCGGGTCCCGATGATCATCGCCTCGCCGTGGACCCGTGGCGGCTTCGTCGACTCCCAGGTCTACGACCACACCTCGGTCATCCGCTTCCTGGAGACCTGGACCGCCGCGCTGGGCACCCCGGCCGTCTGCCCCAACATCTCCGCCTGGCGCCGCCAGGTCTGCGGCGACCTCACCGACGCGTTCGACTTCGCCAACCCGGTCTACGGCCTGCCCTCACTGCCCGCCACCGGCGCCGTCTTCGGCCAGTCCAACTGCGACCCGCTGCCCAACCCCGCGCCGACGAACAACGCCCTGCCCGTGCAGGAGTCCGGCACGAAGCCCGCCCGGGCGCTGCCCTACCAGCCGAACGCGTGGGTCGACCACATCGAGTTCGACTCGGGCGGCAAGACGCTGGTCTGGATCAAGATGGCCAACCAGGGCGCCCAGGCCACCGCCTACGCGCACTACTCCATCTACGCCAACGCCTACCGCACCGGCGGCCCCTGGCAGTACACCGTCGCACCGTCGAGCAACGGGACCGACGGCACGGCCACCGACTTCTTCAACGTCGGCACCAACTACGGCGCCGGCAAGTACGACCTCACCTGCGTCGGCCCCAACCGCTTCCTGCGCCGCTTCACCGGCAACACCACGGCGGCGGGCAAGTCCTGCGAGGCGACCACGAGTTACGCGGTGGCTCCGAGCACCGGCAAGGAGGCGCTGTACGTCAACATGACCAACACCGGAACCAGCGCCGTCACCTTCACCATCACCTCGAACAACTACCGCACCGACGGGCCCTGGACCTACCAGGTCGCCGCCGGGACGACGGTCTCCGACTACTTCAACGCCGTCGCCTACCAGAACGGCTGGTACGACTTCACGGTCACCGTCAGCGGCGACTCCAGCTGGAGCCGCCGCGTCACCGGCCACATCGAGACCGGCAGCGCGAGCGTCAGCGGCTGA
- a CDS encoding PP2C family protein-serine/threonine phosphatase, which produces MGVVPAPSSRLTAHLGEVPTPPRWVRALPFALVAVGLALQATPANYFAIGFLFIALPAFAAFSSRPRVIWPMAVVSLALQVLVALPEGHAAEQHHLMAYAVTGMVAVVSAALARQRRRQFRDLVAARSVAEALQHTLLRPVPERVGELRTAALYRPAEDGTPISGDLYDLAMTPFGCRALVGDVRGKGLTAVETVSAVLSAFREAAHECGDLAEVAARMDRRLLREAALTGDGELFATAILVQYDPDGGLTVVNRGHLDPLLVADGAVRKLRTPAALPLGFGDLGDPGDPGDLGDAAVPGAGPGAPGGAEAGAAIRHRLRPEEVVLLYTDGASEARDTEGRFYPLRSRLAERFPAGAPECSPAKVVAFLGDDLAAYSERRQDDLALMAISR; this is translated from the coding sequence ATGGGTGTGGTTCCAGCTCCGTCCAGCCGCCTGACCGCGCATCTCGGTGAGGTCCCGACCCCGCCGAGGTGGGTCAGGGCGCTGCCGTTCGCGCTCGTCGCCGTCGGCCTGGCGCTGCAGGCCACGCCGGCGAACTACTTCGCCATCGGCTTCCTCTTCATCGCGCTGCCGGCCTTCGCCGCGTTCTCCAGCAGGCCGCGGGTCATCTGGCCGATGGCCGTGGTCTCGTTGGCGCTGCAGGTGCTCGTCGCGCTTCCCGAGGGCCACGCCGCCGAGCAGCACCACCTGATGGCCTACGCGGTCACCGGCATGGTCGCCGTGGTCTCGGCCGCCCTGGCGCGGCAGCGCCGTCGGCAGTTCCGCGACCTCGTCGCGGCCAGGTCCGTCGCGGAGGCACTTCAGCACACCCTGCTGCGGCCGGTGCCCGAGCGCGTCGGCGAGCTGCGGACCGCGGCGCTCTACCGGCCGGCCGAGGACGGCACGCCGATCAGCGGCGACCTGTACGACCTGGCCATGACGCCGTTCGGCTGCCGGGCGCTGGTCGGCGACGTGCGTGGCAAGGGTCTGACGGCGGTGGAGACGGTCTCGGCCGTGTTGAGCGCCTTCCGCGAGGCCGCGCACGAGTGCGGCGACCTCGCGGAGGTCGCCGCCCGGATGGACCGGCGGCTGCTGCGCGAGGCCGCCCTGACGGGCGACGGGGAGCTCTTCGCCACCGCGATCCTGGTCCAGTACGACCCCGACGGCGGGCTCACCGTCGTCAACCGGGGCCACCTGGACCCGCTGCTGGTCGCGGACGGCGCGGTCAGGAAGCTGCGCACGCCCGCCGCGCTCCCGCTCGGCTTCGGCGACCTGGGCGACCCGGGCGACCCGGGCGACCTGGGCGACGCCGCTGTGCCGGGCGCCGGCCCCGGCGCCCCGGGCGGGGCCGAGGCCGGCGCCGCGATCCGGCACCGGCTCCGCCCCGAGGAGGTCGTGCTCCTCTACACCGACGGCGCGAGCGAGGCCCGCGACACCGAGGGCCGCTTCTACCCGTTGCGCTCGCGCCTGGCGGAGCGGTTCCCCGCCGGCGCGCCGGAGTGCTCCCCGGCGAAGGTCGTCGCCTTCCTCGGCGACGACCTCGCCGCGTACTCCGAGCGCCGGCAGGACGACCTCGCCCTGATGGCGATCAGCCGCTGA